Proteins found in one Camelus bactrianus isolate YW-2024 breed Bactrian camel chromosome X, ASM4877302v1, whole genome shotgun sequence genomic segment:
- the LOC141576374 gene encoding melanoma-associated antigen 8-like: MRDLHHTEADFHDPREAEDSEDEQDIWVEEEEGASPLSPSSSSSSSSSSSFSSLSSYSVLFLGSGEEVADSGTPSPAQSPQGVCPSPTAVAAPPWSQSEDNGLRSQGEEGPSTGQDPADAESRLHDALHLMMVDLMGFLLHKYRTKQPTSKEEMLNAVLRDDQDHFPAVLSQASECLQLVFGVDVKEVDPREHLYVLVPTLGLTYDGMQDDGQSIPKTGLLLILLGVIVLEGDFAPEEAVWGALSKMGLCAGREHFIYGEPRELITNVWVREGYVEYRQVANSDPARHEFLWGPRAYTETSKLQVLEHFLRINRRGPSSFPSLSEERVSDEEEGA, from the coding sequence ATGCGTGACCTCCACCACACTGAAGCCGACTTTCACGACCCAAGAGAGGCTGAGGATTCCGAGGATGAGCAGGACATTTgggttgaggaggaggagggcgcatCCCCgttgtctccctcctcctcctcctcctcttcctcctcctcctccttctcctccttgtctTCCTACTCAGTCCTGTTCCTGGGCAGTGGCGAGGAGGTGGCTGATTCTGGGACACCCAGTCCCGCGCAGAGCCCTCAGggtgtctgcccctcccccacagccgtggcagcccctccctggagccagTCGGAAGACAATGGCCTCAGAAGCCAAGGTGAGGAGGGGCCCAGCACCGGGCAGGACCCGGCAGATGCCGAGTCCCGGCTCCACGATGCATTACATTTGATGATGGTTGACCTGATGGGCTTCCTGCTCCACAAGTACCGCACAAAGCAGCCGAcctcaaaagaggaaatgctgaaTGCGGTCCTCAGAGATGACCAGGACCACTTCCCTGCGGTCTTGAGCCAAGCCTCTGAGTGTCTGCAGCTGGTctttggggtggatgtgaaggaggtggaccccagggagcacttgtatgtcctggtccccaccctgggcctcacctaCGATGGCATGCAGGACGATGGGCAGAGCATTCCCAAGACTGGCCTCCTGCTGATACTTCTGGGTGTGATTGTCCTGGAGGGCGACTTTGCTCCTGAGGAGGCAGTCTGGGGAGCACTTAGCAAGATGGGGCtgtgtgctgggagggagcacttcatctatggggagcccagggagctcaTCACCAACGTGTGGGTGCGGGAGGGGTACGTGGAGTACCGGCAGGTGGCCAACAGCGATCCCGCTCGCCACGAGTTCCTGTGGGGTCCCCGGGCCTACACGGAGACCAGCAAGCTGCAAGTCCTGGAACATTTCCTCAGGATCAATAGAAGGGGTCCCAGTTCTTTCCCGTCCCTGTCTGAAGAGCGAGTGAGTGATGAGGAAGAGGGGGCCTGA